GCGGCTCCTCCGCCGCGACGAATCTCGCGAGGTCGACGATCACAGCAATCCGCCTCCCTTCACGCGCAGGTATTGCCCGACCATTTCCGCCGCGAGCCGTTCGTGCTCGAGCAACGCGCAGGTCACGCCGTGCGGCCGCAGCAACCGCGCGATCTCGTGCGCCTCGCGCCATTGATAGTGTCCCGCGAGCCGCTCCACCATCTCCACCTCGCTCGCCACCGGTCGCGAAAACACCGGCTCCGCGCCGGGCGCGCGCACCTGATTCACCAGCACGAGATGCTGCCGCGAGAGCACCGGGATGTGCTTCACGAATTCCTCCGCCAGCACCGGATCGCTCAAGTCCGTCAGAAAAACCAGCAGCGAGCGCCGTTGCAGCCGCGTGCGCAGCAGCGCGAACAGCTCCGCAAAATCCGGCGTCGTCTCGCTCGATTCCAGCGCGTGCACCGCTTCGCGACACGCGCCGTAGTGCGTCGCGCCGCTCCCGGCGCGCACGAACGTCCGCACGCGCGCGTCGTGCGCCACGAGTCCGAACCGGTCGCCCTGCCGTCCCGCCGCGAGCAGCAGCACGAGCGTCGCAGTGATTTGCCGCTCGAGCGTCGTCACGCTGCGCCCGTCGATCGTCACCGGCCGCGCCGACAACCGCGACGCATCGATCACGACGTAGATTTCCTGCGTGCGCTCGACCTGAAAAATCTTCGTCACCGGACGCCCGCGCTTCGCCGTGCCTTTCCAATGCACCTCGTCGAAGCTGTCGCCCGGCTGATACTCGCGCAACCGCTCGAATTCACGTCCGCGTCCCACCGTTCGCCGCAGCTGCACGCCCGCCAAGCCGCGATTCAG
This window of the Candidatus Didemnitutus sp. genome carries:
- a CDS encoding DUF58 domain-containing protein — translated: MIPVPSQRLLWCVAALVPAAALAGPLPELWPLCVIALAALALATGVDLLLTLRAGRLPVVTGEAVGRLTKDRAAKLPLMLSYDVDAPAEVRLGLALPAVFASKERVLRVALPAGGKRVLVSWECTAGRRGRFAPGPVCLEADSRFGFWQLRAQQALAGELRVYPNLFSERRQLAALFLNRGLAGVQLRRTVGRGREFERLREYQPGDSFDEVHWKGTAKRGRPVTKIFQVERTQEIYVVIDASRLSARPVTIDGRSVTTLERQITATLVLLLAAGRQGDRFGLVAHDARVRTFVRAGSGATHYGACREAVHALESSETTPDFAELFALLRTRLQRRSLLVFLTDLSDPVLAEEFVKHIPVLSRQHLVLVNQVRAPGAEPVFSRPVASEVEMVERLAGHYQWREAHEIARLLRPHGVTCALLEHERLAAEMVGQYLRVKGGGLL